One segment of Pyricularia oryzae 70-15 chromosome 3, whole genome shotgun sequence DNA contains the following:
- a CDS encoding RAN protein kinase, with the protein MQFPYGYPTPPASPSPFELPKCAIQSQVQQQPRYVPTAPEARLGRFLAGTLQLQGILGTGAYGVVYSAVDVKTQVRYAVKTLSKFNADGTPLDRRQVAFQQREIRLHWLASAHPNVVSMLKIIDDPECIYVILEYCPEGDLFYNITERGQYVGKDALAKQVFLQILEAVEYCHSQGIYHRDLKPENILVSNNGETVKLADFGLATSSDRSEDYGCGSTFYMSPECLDHTTRRPYYFCAPNDVWSLGVILVNLTCGRNPWKQASFEDSTYRAYTRSKDFLKTILPVSDELNDILAAIFTRNPDERITLSELKAKIAACPRFTEQQQMTPPASPEYISYVEEDAIVDDDEDYEYDDAPLSPASSDVSDDESMSVSSLEDLEDDSEDEDDYCPGPRDAVTPPPHPESGAVIFDPESAVHGHAGMPSEYVPHFQGHSTVPSMPIQVPSQPVQMNMPYGHHMPKAPVPVNPYHMHHIPHLLDAMYKYQVQHPAPMPVMHHPHPVHFHQHHQVPMFACY; encoded by the exons ATGCAGTTCCCATATGGATACCCGACACCCCCAGCCTCTCCGTCGCCCTTCGAGCTTCCAAAGTGCGCCATACAGTCTCaagtgcagcagcagccgcggtATGTCCCAACGGCTCCTGAGGCTAGGTTAGGAAGGTTCCTTGCCGGAACCCTCCAGCTACAAGGAATCCTTGGAACCGGCGCATACGGCGTGGTATACTCGGCCGTCGATGTCAAGACCCAGGTCAGGTATGCCGTCAAGACCCTTAGCAAGTTCAACGCCGACGGTACACCCCTAGACAGGAGGCAGGTTGCTTTCCAGCAGCGCGAGATCCGCCTGCACTGGCTCGCATCCGCGCACCCCAATGTTGTTTCGATGTTGAAGATCATCGACGACCCGGAATGCATCTACGTTATCCTGGAGTACTGCCCCGAAGGTGATCTCTTTTATAACATTACCGAGCGTGGACAGTATGTTGGCAAGGACGCCTTGGCCAAGCAGGTTTTCCTTCAGATTCTGGAAGCCGTGGAGTACTGCCATTCCCAGGGTATCTACCACCGTGATCTGAAGCCCGAGAACATCCTGGTGTCCAACAATGGAGAAACCGTCAAGCTGGCGGATTTTGGCCTTGCTACCTCTTCGGATCGATCTGAGGACTATGGATGCGGATCGACTTTTTACATGTCTCCTG AGTGTCTAGACCACACCACCAGGAGGCCATACTACTTTTGCGCACCAAACGATGTTTGGAGCCTGGGCGTCATTCTGGTTAACCTTACTTGTGGACGTAACCCCTGGAAGCAGGCCTCATTCGAGGACTCTACCTACCGGGCATACACCCGGAGCAAGGATTTCCTCAAGACCATCCTTCCTGTCTCGGATGAGCTGAATGATATCCTGGCCGCCATTTTCACCCGGAACCCTGATGAGAGGATCACTCTCTCGGAGCTCAAGGCCAAGATTGCTGCCTGCCCCAGGTTTACTGAGCAACAACAGATGACCCCGCCGGCATCGCCTGAGTACATCTCTTACGTTGAGGAGGATGCCATCGTggatgacgatgaggacTACGAGTACGACGACGCCCCACTTTCGCCTGCGTCGTCTGATGTCTCCGACGACGAGTCCATGAGCGTGTCCAGCCTCGAGGATCTTGAGGATGATtcggaggacgaggatgactATTGCCCGGGTCCACGCGATGCTGTGACGCCGCCCCCTCACCCAGAGTCAGGCGCCGTCATCTTTGACCCGGAATCGGCCGTCCATGGCCACGCTGGAATGCCATCCGAATACGTTCCCCATTTCCAGGGACATTCTACAGTACCTTCGATGCCCATTCAGGTTCCATCGCAGCCAGTACAGATGAATATGCCCTATGGTCACCACATGCCCAAGGCTCCAGTTCCTGTTAACCCATACCACATGCACCACATTCCTCACCTCTTGGATGCCATGTACAAGTACCAGGTGCAGCATCCTGCTCCTATGCCTGTCATGCATCATCCTCATCCGGTACACTTCCATCAGCACCACCAGGTACCCATGTTTGCCTGTTACTAA